In 'Nostoc azollae' 0708, the following are encoded in one genomic region:
- a CDS encoding sensor histidine kinase has product MFQATRRRLALWYTAVTAILLLLFATGVYLYVRNTLIERVDDTLNHVVEVVERSLVIEPVNFQPDKLRVNVEASFRNNSHTAEDDRIDLEWFSPTGELWWSTFSEPINIPIHGNTGETVRVVRLGGWGDSELLLRQVTHRVEMGRQVLGYLRVSHPWFEVTKPSRQLIFDLALGIWLMVLSVAASGWFLSGKAMEPVGESYERLKQFTADASHELRSPIALIQTNVQVALADLDLETSSVAHYQQQLKLVERLTKRLGKLVNDLLFLARQDSEIGQEVFSTCPLDALLMEVVEEQQLVAKEKEITLTLNLVDPSLELDPELQDNWFTLMGNWDQLVRLCTNLIGNALHYTPTQGKVQVELARVSGVRYGVACLEVKISDTGVGIPPESLPRLFDRFYRVDPARTHQSRETTTSSGLGLAIAQAIVEHHQGQIQVESIFSKGTTFTVILPITLEY; this is encoded by the coding sequence ATGTTCCAAGCTACTCGTCGTCGTCTTGCTCTTTGGTACACTGCTGTTACTGCTATTTTACTACTCTTATTTGCCACTGGGGTTTATTTATATGTTCGCAATACGCTAATTGAACGAGTTGATGATACATTAAATCATGTAGTCGAAGTAGTAGAGCGTTCATTGGTAATTGAACCTGTTAACTTCCAACCTGATAAACTCCGCGTGAATGTAGAAGCGAGTTTTCGTAATAATTCTCATACAGCAGAAGACGATCGCATTGACCTAGAATGGTTTAGCCCCACTGGTGAATTATGGTGGTCAACTTTTTCCGAACCTATAAATATTCCTATTCATGGAAATACAGGTGAAACTGTTCGTGTGGTGAGATTGGGGGGATGGGGAGACTCAGAACTGCTACTGCGACAAGTTACCCATCGGGTAGAAATGGGAAGACAGGTTTTAGGATATCTGCGCGTGAGTCATCCTTGGTTTGAAGTCACCAAACCCAGTCGTCAGTTGATTTTCGATTTGGCTTTAGGAATTTGGTTAATGGTGTTGTCAGTAGCTGCGAGTGGTTGGTTTCTGTCTGGGAAAGCTATGGAACCAGTGGGAGAGTCTTACGAACGTCTCAAGCAATTTACAGCTGATGCTTCCCATGAACTGAGAAGTCCCATTGCTTTGATTCAAACTAATGTCCAAGTTGCACTGGCTGATTTAGACTTAGAAACCAGCAGTGTTGCTCATTATCAGCAACAATTAAAATTAGTAGAAAGATTAACCAAGCGTTTGGGTAAATTGGTAAATGATTTATTATTTTTAGCACGACAAGATAGTGAAATTGGCCAAGAAGTTTTTTCAACTTGTCCCCTTGATGCTTTGCTAATGGAAGTTGTGGAAGAACAACAACTGGTAGCTAAAGAAAAAGAAATTACCTTAACTCTCAACTTGGTTGATCCTTCCTTAGAACTTGACCCAGAATTACAAGACAATTGGTTTACTTTGATGGGAAACTGGGACCAATTGGTGCGGTTATGTACAAATTTGATTGGTAATGCTTTGCATTATACACCAACTCAGGGAAAAGTGCAGGTTGAGTTAGCACGGGTTTCTGGTGTGCGTTATGGTGTGGCTTGTTTGGAAGTTAAAATCAGTGATACGGGAGTTGGTATACCTCCAGAATCATTACCACGATTGTTTGATAGATTTTATCGTGTAGATCCAGCGCGAACTCATCAAAGTCGCGAAACTACAACTAGTTCAGGATTGGGACTGGCGATCGCACAGGCAATTGTTGAACATCATCAAGGACAAATCCAAGTAGAAAGTATCTTTAGTAAAGGTACTACTTTTACCGTGATTTTACCCATCACTCTTGAGTATTAA
- a CDS encoding transposase family protein, with protein MILAPEGKDIVDIEVGEKGPTSDISLFREQQEKFHNNHMFEGDKAYQGGRNISTPYKKPLKGELTLESKVGNKEFFTKGIFIE; from the coding sequence GTGATATTAGCTCCAGAAGGAAAAGATATTGTTGATATAGAAGTAGGAGAAAAAGGCCCAACCAGTGATATTAGCTTATTTCGAGAGCAACAAGAAAAGTTCCATAACAACCACATGTTTGAAGGAGATAAAGCATATCAAGGAGGAAGGAATATTAGCACACCTTATAAGAAACCACTTAAAGGAGAATTAACCTTAGAATCAAAGGTAGGAAACAAAGAGTTTTTCACCAAGGGTATTTTTATTGAATAG
- a CDS encoding response regulator → MLMLSCESFSLRVLLVDDHELTRLSLQLVFSCQENIQVVGLASNGQEAIEMVKSSQPDVIVLDLHMPVMDGWCASRYIKSISPNTQILAYSSIEDHYLQQTKAMHNFDDVCKKDAPTNELIALVRQLGQRAANNSSVG, encoded by the coding sequence ATGTTAATGTTGTCCTGTGAGTCTTTTTCCTTGCGCGTTCTATTAGTTGATGATCATGAGCTAACTCGCTTAAGCTTACAACTAGTTTTTTCTTGCCAAGAAAATATCCAAGTCGTAGGTTTAGCTAGTAATGGTCAAGAAGCCATAGAAATGGTCAAAAGTTCCCAGCCTGATGTCATTGTTTTGGATTTACATATGCCAGTTATGGATGGTTGGTGTGCATCACGTTATATTAAATCCATATCTCCCAATACTCAGATCTTGGCTTATTCTTCAATAGAGGATCATTATTTACAGCAGACCAAAGCAATGCATAATTTTGATGACGTTTGCAAAAAAGATGCTCCCACAAATGAACTTATTGCTTTAGTTAGACAACTAGGCCAACGTGCTGCCAACAATTCATCTGTAGGATGA
- a CDS encoding DUF2854 domain-containing protein, giving the protein MLGKISLGTLGLTVGGILIIVGFIAYAVENATLNLVGFFYGFPLFLGGLALKANELKPIPFSQRTTPSILDLRKQQATVTQNKIRTDITRFCYGQEAHLDRALAYLGLSPSDEKRPIVTGLRETELNGAYSLILEFDSPLIPIDIWQQKHAKMTKYFAPNVEVKITQPAENRIELELIKTQ; this is encoded by the coding sequence ATGCTAGGCAAGATTTCTTTGGGAACACTCGGTTTAACTGTCGGTGGCATATTAATCATAGTCGGTTTTATCGCCTATGCTGTGGAGAACGCTACTCTCAACCTCGTGGGATTTTTCTATGGCTTTCCTCTTTTCTTGGGAGGTTTAGCACTCAAGGCCAATGAACTCAAGCCTATACCCTTTAGTCAAAGGACCACACCATCAATATTGGATCTCAGAAAACAGCAAGCGACTGTAACTCAAAACAAAATCCGCACGGACATTACACGCTTTTGCTATGGTCAGGAAGCACATTTAGATCGGGCGCTTGCTTATCTGGGTTTGAGTCCTAGCGATGAAAAAAGACCCATAGTAACTGGGTTAAGAGAAACAGAACTTAATGGTGCTTATTCCTTAATTTTAGAATTTGATTCCCCTCTAATTCCCATAGATATTTGGCAGCAAAAACATGCAAAAATGACTAAATATTTTGCTCCTAATGTTGAAGTAAAAATTACACAGCCCGCTGAAAATAGAATTGAACTGGAGTTAATTAAAACTCAATAG
- a CDS encoding chlororespiratory reduction protein 7, with translation MPNLLMYQQDHFLVLETNQTEQFLTLSELLEKLENVLQQLPFDDLPPDVQKLKLVSEQAQYLVDSSCDLDVGPGKYLQWYAVRLEK, from the coding sequence ATGCCAAATCTATTAATGTATCAACAGGATCACTTTCTTGTTCTAGAAACAAACCAAACAGAACAATTTTTGACATTATCAGAGTTATTAGAAAAATTGGAAAATGTTTTACAGCAACTGCCATTTGATGACTTGCCTCCTGATGTGCAGAAACTTAAATTAGTATCAGAACAAGCACAATATTTAGTTGATAGCAGTTGTGACTTAGATGTGGGACCTGGTAAATATCTACAGTGGTATGCAGTGCGGTTAGAAAAATAA
- the ppk1 gene encoding polyphosphate kinase 1: MPKSKKTNPAINLSDAQYYINRELSWLQFNSRVLHEACDERTPLLERLKFLAIFSSNLDEFFMVRVAALKQQVEAKVNLLTPDGRTPQQQLDDIRSYLNPVVTKHNEQFERVLQPLLLNQGIYILDYIELNSKQRSYLDHYFKEQIFPVLTPLAVDPSHPFPYISNLSLNLAVVVKNPETEEEFFARVKVPSVLPRFLPLPSELGLQNNGKPVYWTGIPLEQAIAHNLEYLFPGMNIQECHPFRITRDADLELEEDEADDLLLAIEQELRKRRMGGTPVRLEIKSQTPEVLRCRLLQDLELTENDIYQVDGLLGLRDLMYFMALPLSALKELPRQSVVPYRLQRLREPNIDPDLLELEEGKDFFSIIREKDLLVHHPYQSFSGTVERFITHAAWDPNVLAIKMTLYRTSGDSPIVNALIAAAENGKQVSVLVELKARFDEENNIYWARRLEKVGVHVVYGLVGLKTHSKIVLVVRREKDRIRRYVHIGTGNYNPKTARLYTDLGLLSCREELGADLTDLFNFLTGYSLQKSYREILVAPVNMRDCFLGLIKREIENVKNGFSGRIVAKMNALVDPEIIAALYDASRTGVQIDLIIRGICCLRPGLKDISENIRVISIIGRFLEHSRIFYFYNNTQEEIYIGSADWMRRNLDRRVEVTTPIKDQDIAKDLQEILGIMLADNRQAWELQSDGSYIQRRPCDNCPEANSQKTFMSMALRSTNMT; this comes from the coding sequence ATGCCAAAATCCAAAAAGACTAACCCTGCCATTAATTTAAGTGATGCACAATACTATATAAACCGAGAGTTAAGCTGGTTACAGTTTAATAGTAGAGTATTACATGAGGCTTGTGATGAAAGAACTCCCCTACTAGAACGCCTCAAATTTTTAGCTATTTTCAGTTCTAACTTGGATGAGTTCTTTATGGTGCGGGTGGCAGCCTTAAAGCAACAGGTAGAAGCAAAAGTAAATCTCTTAACTCCCGACGGTCGGACACCACAACAACAATTAGATGATATTCGGTCGTACCTCAATCCAGTAGTTACAAAACATAACGAACAGTTTGAGCGAGTTTTACAGCCATTGTTGCTTAATCAGGGAATTTACATTTTAGATTACATAGAACTGAATTCAAAACAACGCAGTTATCTGGATCATTATTTTAAAGAACAAATCTTTCCGGTTCTAACTCCTCTTGCTGTTGATCCTAGTCATCCTTTTCCTTACATTTCTAATCTCAGTTTGAATTTGGCTGTTGTCGTGAAGAATCCAGAGACTGAAGAAGAATTTTTTGCCAGAGTCAAAGTTCCCAGTGTTTTACCACGATTTTTACCGTTACCGTCGGAATTAGGACTTCAAAACAACGGTAAACCTGTGTATTGGACAGGTATACCTTTGGAACAAGCGATCGCACACAATCTAGAGTACCTGTTTCCAGGGATGAATATACAAGAATGTCACCCCTTCCGCATTACTCGTGATGCTGACCTAGAACTGGAAGAAGACGAAGCCGATGATTTGTTATTAGCCATTGAACAAGAACTCCGCAAACGTCGCATGGGTGGGACTCCCGTCAGGTTAGAAATTAAATCCCAAACACCAGAAGTATTACGTTGTCGGTTGTTGCAAGATTTGGAACTAACGGAAAACGATATTTATCAAGTCGATGGTTTATTGGGACTGCGAGACTTGATGTATTTTATGGCCTTACCATTATCAGCACTCAAAGAACTACCACGTCAATCTGTTGTTCCTTACCGTTTACAACGTCTCAGAGAACCAAACATAGATCCCGATTTATTGGAACTAGAAGAAGGGAAAGACTTCTTTTCTATTATTCGAGAAAAAGACCTCTTAGTACATCATCCTTATCAATCATTTTCTGGCACAGTCGAACGGTTTATTACTCATGCCGCTTGGGATCCAAATGTATTAGCTATTAAAATGACTCTCTACCGGACTTCTGGTGATTCACCCATAGTTAATGCTTTAATTGCTGCGGCTGAAAATGGTAAACAGGTGTCTGTTCTAGTAGAATTAAAAGCCCGATTTGATGAGGAAAATAATATTTATTGGGCCAGACGTTTAGAAAAAGTTGGTGTTCATGTTGTTTATGGTTTAGTCGGACTCAAAACCCATAGTAAAATCGTATTAGTAGTGCGACGAGAAAAAGACCGGATACGCCGTTATGTCCATATTGGGACCGGAAATTATAACCCGAAAACAGCACGATTATATACAGATTTAGGTTTGTTGAGTTGTCGTGAAGAATTAGGTGCAGATTTAACAGATCTGTTTAACTTCTTAACCGGATATTCTCTGCAAAAATCTTATCGAGAAATATTAGTTGCACCTGTGAATATGCGTGATTGCTTTCTGGGATTAATCAAGCGAGAAATCGAAAATGTTAAAAACGGATTTTCCGGCCGTATCGTTGCCAAAATGAACGCCCTAGTCGATCCCGAAATTATCGCTGCCCTATATGATGCCTCCCGTACTGGTGTGCAGATTGACCTGATTATCAGGGGTATATGCTGCTTGCGTCCTGGACTCAAAGACATCAGTGAAAATATTCGTGTCATCAGCATTATTGGCCGATTTCTAGAACATTCCCGCATTTTTTACTTCTACAATAATACTCAAGAAGAAATATATATTGGCAGTGCTGACTGGATGCGTCGTAATCTAGATCGTCGAGTGGAAGTTACCACTCCCATCAAAGACCAAGATATTGCCAAAGATTTGCAAGAAATCCTGGGAATTATGTTAGCTGATAACCGTCAAGCCTGGGAACTACAGTCTGATGGGAGTTATATTCAAAGACGACCCTGCGATAATTGTCCAGAAGCCAATTCCCAAAAAACTTTCATGTCTATGGCATTACGTTCTACAAACATGACTTAA
- a CDS encoding transposase, translated as MITARGVKPVVRVQWPRKAFWLYGVIEPTSGWHFCQEYPHLNSENFQKFLDVLSQELGSDMALMQMDQASAHQALALSCPENIIPIFQPSHSPQLNPMERLWQFIKRQFKGESLSHLDQLRQGVQNELAQLSSEVISSLTSYDFILAALFHQALFCAAS; from the coding sequence GTGATTACGGCTCGTGGTGTTAAACCTGTAGTGAGGGTGCAGTGGCCACGAAAAGCATTTTGGCTTTATGGAGTTATTGAACCCACCTCTGGATGGCATTTTTGTCAGGAATATCCTCATCTAAACAGTGAGAATTTTCAGAAATTCTTGGATGTCCTATCTCAAGAATTAGGTTCTGATATGGCATTGATGCAGATGGATCAAGCTTCTGCACACCAAGCTTTGGCACTGTCTTGCCCTGAAAATATTATTCCCATTTTTCAACCATCTCACTCTCCTCAACTTAACCCCATGGAGCGATTATGGCAGTTTATTAAACGTCAGTTCAAAGGTGAAAGTCTCTCACATCTCGACCAATTGCGTCAAGGAGTTCAAAATGAATTAGCTCAATTATCTTCTGAGGTCATCTCCTCTTTGACCAGTTATGATTTCATCCTTGCAGCTCTGTTTCACCAAGCTTTATTCTGTGCAGCCTCATAG
- a CDS encoding winged helix-turn-helix domain-containing protein, with protein sequence MEWLEQEWHVQVKYKTVYSLVPYKLGAKLKVPRPISSSQDEQAINLFKKTSPLPW encoded by the coding sequence GTGGAATGGCTAGAGCAAGAATGGCACGTCCAAGTCAAATACAAGACAGTTTACAGTTTAGTGCCCTACAAACTAGGGGCAAAATTGAAAGTACCTCGACCCATCAGCTCATCACAAGATGAGCAAGCTATAAACCTTTTTAAGAAAACATCCCCCTTGCCTTGGTAG
- a CDS encoding helix-turn-helix domain-containing protein, with protein sequence MARPFNLEVQESAEYLSKSLKNARTALDKERLQMLWWIKTEQVTQHQEVSRRLGRDGSTITGWLQRYGKGGLSSL encoded by the coding sequence ATGGCACGCCCTTTCAATCTAGAAGTTCAAGAAAGTGCTGAGTATTTGTCAAAAAGCCTGAAAAATGCGCGGACAGCATTAGACAAAGAACGTTTACAAATGCTGTGGTGGATAAAAACAGAACAAGTAACCCAGCATCAAGAAGTGAGCCGAAGATTGGGCAGAGATGGGTCAACAATAACAGGATGGTTACAAAGGTATGGAAAAGGAGGACTATCTTCTCTTTGA